A stretch of Ligilactobacillus faecis DNA encodes these proteins:
- a CDS encoding NAD(P)/FAD-dependent oxidoreductase, translated as MTQPEYYDITIIGGGPVGMFAATYARMRLAKTQIIESLDQLGGQVATLFPAKKIYDIPGYPAITGEELISNLKQQLETFAPDIFLGETVQSFVKTSAGFKITTSKRITYSKTIIIATGAGAFEPRKLTLENATSFEGRNLHYFIKDPSIFQGQDIAIAGGGDSAIDWALELVPSVRSLHLIHRRDKFRALEANLEALKQTKTNFQTPYLIADLSQVDNKLKMQLKSKTAPQKEIYVDHLLVNYGFTSDPKLINSWDLALHQREIQVNDQHETSLAQVYAIGDIAYHPGKINLIATGFGEAPSAVNNALLAIYPEKRQPAHSTQLIKKFKAESDKP; from the coding sequence ATGACACAACCAGAATACTATGACATTACGATCATCGGCGGAGGTCCAGTCGGCATGTTTGCCGCAACATATGCCCGCATGCGTCTTGCTAAGACCCAGATCATCGAAAGTTTAGATCAATTAGGCGGTCAAGTCGCTACACTTTTTCCAGCTAAAAAAATTTATGACATCCCTGGTTATCCAGCTATAACGGGCGAAGAGCTCATCTCTAATTTAAAACAACAGTTAGAGACTTTTGCCCCAGATATTTTTTTAGGTGAGACAGTTCAAAGTTTTGTTAAAACTTCGGCTGGATTTAAGATCACAACTTCCAAACGTATAACATACTCTAAAACGATCATTATCGCTACCGGTGCTGGAGCTTTTGAACCACGCAAACTCACATTAGAAAATGCTACTTCTTTTGAAGGAAGAAATTTACATTATTTCATCAAAGATCCTAGTATTTTTCAGGGACAAGACATCGCGATCGCAGGCGGAGGGGATTCCGCGATCGATTGGGCCCTTGAATTGGTTCCTAGCGTCCGCTCGCTCCACCTTATCCATCGACGCGATAAATTCCGAGCACTTGAAGCTAATTTAGAAGCGCTTAAGCAAACTAAGACTAATTTTCAAACACCTTACTTGATCGCTGATCTTTCACAAGTCGATAATAAATTAAAAATGCAACTAAAAAGTAAAACAGCTCCACAAAAAGAAATTTATGTCGATCACTTGCTTGTAAATTATGGTTTCACTTCTGATCCTAAACTGATCAATTCTTGGGATCTTGCTTTACACCAACGTGAGATCCAAGTCAACGATCAACATGAAACATCGCTTGCACAAGTTTATGCGATCGGCGATATCGCCTATCACCCAGGAAAGATCAATTTAATCGCAACTGGATTTGGAGAAGCACCTAGTGCAGTTAACAATGCACTCTTAGCGATCTATCCTGAAAAACGCCAGCCTGCCCATAGCACACAATTGATCAAAAAATTCAAAGCTGAAAGTGATAAACCTTAG
- a CDS encoding peptidylprolyl isomerase: MKYIQTEPQKLKADAAIKTNLGTIKVALFPQYAPKAVENFVSLAKKGYYDGVIFHRVIADFMIQTGDPTGTGMGGKSIYGKEFEDEFSQELFNVRGALSMANAGPNTNGSQFFIVQNKKLAQDMLEQVKQVYPEEVVVTYENGGTPWLDGRHTVFGQVVSGMDVVDKIAMVKTGWGDKPKKDVVIETIEII, translated from the coding sequence ATGAAATATATACAAACAGAACCGCAAAAGTTAAAAGCAGATGCTGCGATCAAAACTAATTTAGGGACGATCAAAGTTGCGCTATTTCCACAATATGCTCCCAAAGCAGTCGAAAATTTCGTTTCTTTAGCTAAGAAAGGTTATTACGATGGGGTCATTTTTCATCGTGTGATCGCAGATTTTATGATCCAAACGGGTGACCCAACTGGTACAGGGATGGGCGGTAAAAGTATTTATGGAAAAGAATTTGAGGATGAGTTCTCGCAAGAATTATTTAATGTGCGCGGGGCGCTTTCTATGGCGAATGCAGGTCCTAATACAAATGGAAGCCAGTTCTTTATCGTACAAAATAAAAAGTTGGCACAAGATATGTTAGAACAAGTTAAACAGGTCTATCCTGAAGAAGTGGTCGTAACATATGAAAATGGTGGTACGCCTTGGTTGGATGGGCGCCATACAGTATTTGGACAAGTTGTCTCTGGGATGGATGTAGTAGATAAGATCGCCATGGTCAAGACTGGTTGGGGAGATAAACCTAAAAAAGATGTCGTGATCGAAACGATCGAGATCATATAA
- a CDS encoding CvfD/Ygs/GSP13 family RNA-binding post-transcriptional regulator, translating to MEIDYRIGMVLEGRVTGIQPYGAFVALDEETQGLIHISECHHGFVEDIQKYLEVGQKIKVMIIDIDEYTKKISLSVRCLEKPFDFSKPKYTRYQHKKYWTSRHVYEGFTPIKQRLDHWVDEALADISKGK from the coding sequence ATGGAAATAGATTATCGGATCGGGATGGTACTTGAAGGGCGAGTGACAGGTATCCAGCCATATGGTGCATTTGTTGCCTTAGATGAAGAGACTCAAGGCTTGATCCATATTTCAGAGTGTCATCATGGCTTTGTTGAAGATATCCAGAAGTATTTAGAAGTCGGGCAAAAGATCAAGGTAATGATCATTGATATTGATGAATATACTAAAAAGATCTCTCTTTCTGTCAGGTGCTTGGAAAAGCCGTTTGATTTTTCTAAACCTAAATACACTCGTTATCAACATAAAAAATATTGGACAAGCCGCCATGTATATGAGGGATTTACGCCGATCAAACAGCGGTTAGATCATTGGGTCGATGAGGCTTTGGCTGATATTTCAAAAGGTAAATAA
- a CDS encoding VTT domain-containing protein, with protein sequence MSFLIDFILHIDAHLVEIVNTFGNWTYLILFAIIFIETGAVIMPFLPGDSLLFAACAMAANPEYHLNVWVFVFLFWFAAVAGDSLNFFIGQKIGQRLTRHAFFGRFIKESDLKRTEAFFEKHGGIAISLARFMPIIRTMSPFVYGGSGGKYNIFIRYCILGATAWVILCCGGGYFFGNFPVVKEHFSLIIIGIICVSLIPAIVGALHSKFSKNK encoded by the coding sequence ATGTCGTTTTTAATTGATTTTATTTTACACATCGATGCCCATCTAGTTGAGATCGTCAATACTTTTGGTAACTGGACTTACTTGATCTTATTTGCGATCATCTTTATCGAAACTGGTGCAGTCATCATGCCTTTCTTACCTGGCGATTCTTTGCTTTTTGCCGCTTGTGCGATGGCCGCAAATCCTGAATATCACTTAAATGTTTGGGTCTTTGTCTTTCTCTTTTGGTTTGCTGCTGTCGCCGGCGATTCGCTAAACTTTTTTATCGGGCAAAAAATCGGTCAGCGTTTGACCAGACATGCTTTTTTTGGTCGTTTTATCAAAGAAAGCGACCTCAAACGAACTGAGGCCTTTTTCGAAAAACATGGTGGGATCGCGATCTCCCTAGCACGATTTATGCCGATCATTCGGACGATGTCTCCGTTTGTTTACGGCGGTAGTGGTGGTAAATACAACATTTTTATTCGCTACTGTATTTTAGGGGCTACAGCTTGGGTCATCTTATGCTGTGGTGGTGGATATTTCTTTGGAAACTTCCCTGTTGTCAAAGAACATTTCTCTCTGATCATTATCGGGATCATTTGTGTTTCTCTCATTCCCGCGATCGTAGGGGCTCTTCATTCAAAATTTTCTAAAAATAAATAA